CCACTTCTCatattgtatatataatttatgtattcaAAGACCCCTGacaagtgctgggccccctgaatttgtcagggtatccatgcccctgcAACGTCCCTGCCGTTAACTTAAAACACACCAGACGCTAGTTTGATATTTCCAATGCACTCCACAGCACAATGGTCAGTGCTCAACTTCGTTACAGATGAAAGGTTGATAAAACTGTGTTCCGCATTCTGTGATAGATATTACTCAGAGCCGATTAAAACGGAGGGAAGCACCCGGGGGTCTGGAGTTTAGGGGGCGGTGCCAGGAGGGTCTGCCACTTAATGAGATAGCAACATGGAGGTTTTTTCGCCCCAGAACTTAATTTTATGAATTTTGTATAAGTacaatgaaaaagaaaacaattactAACTGTTACAAAACAGGCGATAAGCAATCGCGGCAGACTTACTTGTTTCAGGCTGGTGGTGACAGACTTCGCcttatttttcttcttcatgGGTTTGTTGGCGATCTGAAACACGCTCTTCTGCTTTTGACCCTTTGACTTATTTTTGGCCATGATTAGCTGCCGATAAAGATATActgatttattttaatgttcatGTCATTTGAACTACATCAGGAACACGACATCCGAAGGAGACAAAGGAAAAAGATAAACTTCAATAAGACGACAAATTGACCTGGCTGGCTGGCTATCAATATGCGTTTGACAAGTTTGTATTGGAAAGAGTTTCAGTGTACATCGGAAGAGAGACGATCAATACGTACCTTAACTAGCAACGACGACTCCTCGTGTAAATTGTCGCTTTGACGTCATTGACATGCGACTACACGGCTCCACCAATAAGCGACGGCCGTACACAAGGACTCTGGGGCTCCGCAGCACGTGGTTAATGCGGAAGATCACAACGACAACTGGATTGGAGTTTCCCGTGTACTGCTCTTCGGGATAATTGTTCCTGCTGGTGTGCAGATCAGGGGAGAAATTCGTCTGAAATAACTGAGGGcgttactttttaaaaaaatttgcaAACAATGCTGAAAGTCGCATACAAGGAGGGTTAAAAGAGTATGGTTAACCAGCATACCTGAAGTAATTTAAGGGCCAAGTTCAGGGTATTTGAACTCACGACATTCCAGGAACGGATACAGATCCCTAATTCGCTGAGCTGTGCAGCAGTCCATATAGACAGCTCTCCGTTATTCCTTAACGTGATGCGCTTTTCTAAATAGACTTCGTTTCTTTATTACTCAAGCTTTCACATTCCCGTTTTAATCGGCTTTTCTTTAAGGATGAATTACATGTTAATCCTGTGCATATGCTTGCGCAGGGCAATGTGTGTCCTAACTAAATCGTTTTTGCTTTTCAACGTgtatttctgttacagtttcTTTAACTCGTAACTGGAATTATCCATCGTCGATTACAAATAGAATTATTTGCCGGCGCGGCGGGGCTAAGCGGGTTCGGATGCTGTCTGTGGTCGGAAGCTCACGGATTTAAATCCCCTATTCAGCACAATGATGTCACCATTAGGCCCTTGTGCAAGGCCCTTATCCCACAATTGTTCCAGGGACGGTCTGACCCTTTTTTCAACAATGTACGTCGCCTTGCATAAAAGCGTCTCCTAAATAAAACGTGAGCTGTATTGTTGACTGCTCCGCCGTGTATTTTGTTTGTCTACCACGAGGTGGCAGTAACAGCTAAAATTTCATTGCGAAAACAGGCAAATGTCACAGCAAACGTAAGTCATAATGtatacatccatcttctaactgcggtacaccctggatgggatttcAGTCCAAAAACAACACGTTTGCTCTTAATATAGAGATAATGTAGTTTGTAATATATGATTGCATTCGGAATTGTGCATTTACGGATTAATAAAACGCTAAGGATATAACTTTTGTAAGAGCAAAAAGGTCTGAAAAATAGCAGgaaacttttttattttcatggtaTATGCGGCGGTCCAATATTTTATTACACAAGTACATTTTTAGACAAATAGATAGACCTACCCCGCATGACAGAGTGTagtattatttttgttgtataGCCTAGGACAATGAAAACACTCAACGTTATAAACCCCATCGTTTAAGGCAATTTGTTCATTAATGGTCGATTGAAGACTGGATAAACTTTATTTCTTAGTAAAAGAAGTTTAAACAGTCTAATATTGAAAGAGTACACATCGATATTGGCTATAGTTACGTTTTTTTGTATCTAAAATGCGTTATACGCCATTACCATTTAACACGCTagtttacaaatatttaaacTCATCTTATCTTAATATTATCTTAATATACTGACAAAGAAGAAATAGCATCACCCATGAGTATTTATTGAAAGGTGCAATTAGTGTGTAATTAATTGTTTCCGGgaaagcataataataataataataataataataataataattataggATCCAGCAGCTATTCGTTGCTCGGAGCCCTAATAATTGCGGCCGGCTTATGGACAGTGGTTCATTGTCGCTTTAAGAGCAGTTGCGCTCGGAGAGGGCATATTGAAATCGTCGGATAGCGCGCCTTGGAGATACCATATCAATATGCGCGGAGCCAGATTTTCAGCAATAATAACTTCTATCAGATACTGGGATTTGGCGTATCTGTTTTTGCTTAGAGCGGCTTGTCTTTTTCTAAGTGGATGGTGCCGACGGAAGCAGGCATTTCTTCACATGCGGTGTCGGATTGCGGAAGGCGGCGTTGCCTTGATGTTTGCACTCGTTGACGGCGAAAGCGGCGCCTTCTCGTCGGTAGAAGATCGAGCCCCTTTACCCTGTTTCTTGCTGATAACATCATCCCCTGTGGCGAGCATAGCCGGGACGTGACAGGTGACACATTTTCCTACATCAGAAAACTGTGACATGCCTGCATTTATGATGCACTCCAGTAATAGGTGGATTGAACACCGTGTGCAGAGGAGACACGGCCACGCAGAGAGGAAAATAAAGACTGGACGGCTCATCGATtcatatctttaaaaaaaaactcctcCCGCAGCTCGCAGGGATCATGTGGCCAAACCCACTGCCTTGGAAGACGCACCAGCCCGAGGAGACTATATAAGTGTCAGAAAGCGGGGTTTATACCCGGCGCAGCGCATTTGGCTCAGAGGACCAGAGGCGCACCGACGGCCACGATGTCTCAAGGATGGGGATACGCACCGGAGAACGGTGAGATCCTCGCTGCGGCATTTTCTACCTATTGCTTTTAGTGAGCTGATTCATTTCCACAGCGTTAGTATTAATGGAAAAGGCAACCGGCGGCGCGGAGATACACGGGGATATGGAAGGTAATAGGTTATAGCATGTGGGTTATGTAACCCCCCTCTTTTGGATTTCAAGGTGACCGGCTTCGCTTACTGCAGGGTCGGAAGGCGCGTTTTCATTGCCAGGTGATAGCAGGAGTCAGATGCTCTAATCGATGAGATCGGCTCCTAGAATAAACCCCTATAATAATACATTCGACCCGGGTTACTGTGCATCCTGTATCGGCTATTTGGCCAGAGTGGTGCAGAGGTGTAACATGTGTACCACGGCTCTGTCACAGGACCAGACAAATGGGCCGAAAAGTTTTCCATTGCCGACGGACCCCGGCAATCTCCCATAGACATCTGTCCCGGCGCGGCGCAGTACGAGCCCGACCTGCAGCCGCTCATCCTGAAGTACGACCCCGGCACCTCAAGTAGCATCATCAACAGCGGCTACTCCATCCAAGTGGACTTCGCCGACGACACCGACAGTTCAAGTTAGTGAGCCGGTGCCGTTTAAAAACCTCCACATAACGGTGTACCGGCCAATGCCTGCAGCGGTCCTGATGCAAATGAATGGGTGCCTGCGCAGCTCTCAATGGATCTATGAATGCATGCGGTTTTATTACCCGATTTGCAAAAACTTGTAACATCTGCACTACCAGTTATATATTTAAATGCCACATAACTGAATCATTATCAAGTATACACACAGTAATCCCAGAACTGCATTTGTGCATTCAGATCAGTTGTAATCCAGGTGAAATTTCGAGGGAACTAATTAAACAGGACGACTTTGGATGTGTATAATCAACCATATTTAATAATGACCGTGCACTACTGCTAATTAATATGATTTTATAAGGTTCACTTCCAGGTCTGATCTCCGTGAGCTTTATTCTGAACAGAGCCATTAACTCATTTTTGCATAGGCCTATATGGCGATATAATTTAATTGTGTCCTTGAATCCTCCTCAAGGACAATTTTCCTTGCTCTTTTTTTTAACTCAAATGCCGCAACAGCTGTAGCATAGGAACATTTCAAATGGAAAACAGATATTCTGCTTAACTTGGCGAATGGCCTGTTTCCGTCTACCGCCTTTATAAAGCCTTCAGATTATCTGACTCTATTTCGGGATGCTACTTGTGGTACTGGAGGGTTAGCTGCACTAAGATAGTGATCAGTGCTCACCATGCGTGCACAAATTTTATATACACAGCAATCAAAATAAGGAACTAAAACTCAGCAGCCACAAATAAACACGCAAGTAAATGTGTCCTACGCACACACATCGACACGCAGAAACCTTGAAAAGGCAGCGAATGTGGAGCAGATTATACCTAATACATCCTGTTTATCTGACCCAGTCTAGCACGAAGGGAAAGGCGTTGAGAAGAGAATGATTGTAGGAAACTGAGCACCAGGGCCGCTCTGTGGAACTTATGTAACGGCTGCAGCCGCTCAGGGTCTCCAGGCTTTGGGTTCATGGTCACTGAAGACCCGCCGTAGCAGAAAACGTGTGCGTCAACAGTGAAATGCAGGACAATGCTGAAtaggagaaaaaagaagaaaaaaagatgaaaaagcTGACTTCTTGGGTTAGGTGTCCACCATCTCCAGAGTCTTGGAACGTCAACCCGCTACCGGACAGAGTGTCCGAGGGGGCTGCGTAGAGGTGTGAGTTTTGGGGTCGATTTTCGACGCGGTGAGATAGTCTCCGTTAATATAAGTCATCAATCGTCGATAAAAGAGAGGCGAACGTTAGTTCAGCCTCTCGGATTGTAATTAGCCACCAGGTCAAAGGTTGTTAGCGTTGAGTTTAATTTGGTGTATTTGCTGCGTGCCACACACATAATTACTAGGCGCCTATTAATAGCTTCCAGTTCAAGACAAGTCAAGTGGCTTTTTCTTGTCATCTCAAGCATGTACAGTTGGTACAGTACACAGTGAAACGGATCAATGTTTCTCCAGGACCTTGGTGCTACGTAAAACAACGCAGGACTACAAAGCTACACAGAATGAGCTGACGTCTCTCTGCCGCTGTGCTATCAGCGAGCGCATTCAGAGATGATCCCCGTTGTCAGATAGAGGTCTGACTGTTGTGTTATGGAGCGAATAATGAGCCTGTCTCGTATCCAAGGCAGTACGCTTTGATGTTATGCACGTTGCCCCTTCACGGAGTAAAACATTAATGCTGATACCATTCAGTTCAGAACTCGGGAGTCTGGAACCCTTGATGGGATGTGAGATGCTCACCTTCTGGGTAGAACTGACCACTGTGCGGATCTCTGCCCACAGCACTGACCGGGGGACCCATCTCAGGAACCTACCGCCTGCGGCAATTCCACTTCCACTGGGGGGCGAGCGACGACAGGGGCTCAGAGCACACAGTGGATGGGACCAAGTTCCCAGCTGAGGTACAGGAATCCTGCCACCTTCGGCTCACCATCCAGAGTCGTAATGGAAAGGTGTTCTGTACAATCAGAcgtagacagacagactgataATGGACACTGCAAAAGCTGGATCTGTATAGCCAGCTAAAAGTTTGCCCTGAGTTTTGTTCATCGCTTGCTACAGTTAATTTAACAGGTCTTCTCTACCCCAGCTCCACCTGGTGCACTGGAACACTAAGTACCCCAGATTCGCGGAGGCTGCTGCTCAGCCAGACGGCCTGGCTGTGGTGGGCGTCTTCCTGCAGGTCTGTTTCACTCCTGGCACTGCTGCCTTGCTGCTGTTTGTGGTTCACTACACTAAGACATGAATTATGACTCCTATCTGTTACTGGAGGTTCCTCaaggacagtgtttcccaattcaGTCCCCTGGGACCCATTGAGAGTCCACATTTATGCTTCCATCCAGCTCCcggtgtggactgtctggcagggagctcggagggagcaaaaacatgggctgactgtgggtccccgaggaccagattagGAAGTACAAGATCTTCAGTACCAGGAGGGAAGGATGGATgtgtggatgaatggatggacggacTGTTATTTAAATCAGTCGTTAATATGTGTGTGGTTCTCTGTCAGATCAGTGATGCCAATCCACATCTACAAACGGTTCTCGATGTCCTGGATGCTGTCAAGACCAAGGTAGGGCTGTGCCAGGAAGCCCAGATGGCCCGATAGCCTGATGCTCGTTACTGTGGCAACCTGACCTGGCATTAACCTTTAGCTCTCGCATCTATTTCACTCCAGGGCAAGCAGACAACGTTCACAGACTTTGATCCCTCAATCCTGCTGCCTGGTTCTCTGGACTATTGGACTTATGACGGGTCCCTGACCACACCCCCGCTGCTGGAGAGTGTGACCTGGATTGTGCTGAAGGAGCCAATCAGTGTCAGTTCTGACCAGGTTAGGCCCTGCCCCCTCTCCTCTTTGATGCCCCTGTTACCTGCTGCTTAGAAACAAATATAATCCACAGTTTATGTAAGTGAGCTTCTAAATATAACTTTTTATCTGGTCTGGCTTGTGAAACCAGATGCGAATACTTTTATCTTCTTGCTCCTCAACCATATCCTCTTTCATCTGGCACTCGTCAAAACTGACGCAAGACAAGCTGTACCTGAGTTAACCTTTCAAGCAGCCAGTGCCAATGTCTTCCTCAGTCCAACGGCTGAAAAGTTACAGCTACTCATATGGGTCGGCTGCAGGGATCCTGACGTCTGAGATTCGGGATGTTATGAGCGGCATTGTGTCCCGATTCTCTCCTACTCCAGCCCCAGCACCTTGAGGTTGTGGGTTCTGATCTCGGGCAGGGTGCAGGCTAGTGAGAGGCAGCCCCACTCTTCTGGAGGGTGACGAGGTAGCCACgtgctcctccccccccccccccttaactcCCACTCCATCTCCCCACAGATGGAGACATTCCGCGGCCTCCTGTTCACCTCCGAGGGGGAGGAGCCCTGCTGCATGGTGGATAACTATCGCCCCCAACAGGCACTCAAGGGGCGCACTGTGCGTGCCTCTTTTGAGTGAATATCAGCAACATCAGCCTGTTGGCCCCACCCCCTGTCATGACCACACCCACCCATACTTGACTCCACCCCCTTTGGAGAAGCACAGAACCTTCACAGAACTTAACCGCCCCCCCAAGTGTCTGTTTCCCACTCTAGTGCAAGTAattcctctcctgctccccaaCACCTCCTGTGattgggtggggtggggggctgagaTTCCATGCCTGATCTGCTGTGGACCATCACGGGTTCAAACACGCAAAAGTCTCATGACACCATGTCGCAATTCAGGAAACAGGATGTAGCCATAACGAAGCACCCCGTGGCCGAAGTGACACGCCCTCATTTTGTCGTCTGCCGTCAGATACTAATCCCTGCTCGCCGGGTTCCCGGAGACTGCCGCTCCATCTGACCCCCCAAAATCTGTCGCCACCCGGCAGCGAGACATGCAGTCACGCACAGCAGTCCCACGAAATGTGGCAGCCTTGTCCGTAATGGCGGTGTGAGGCCACTCAGTGCTGAGATTTACATTTCCCATCTCACGTTCCGCCCCAGGCGCTAGCTGAATTATTAGTTTGGCagctttttaatttattattttcctTTGCGAAATGATTCTTATGTTGTTTTATTCCTAGAATCTCCTCCTGGCATGTTCTGAgacattggtgggggggggggggggcggtcacaGAGTGACTGGAGGCAGATGAATGAATGGACCAGAGGAATTAATTAATCTAGCATTTATGCcagttgttcattttttttccatcataaaCTAAACATACTTATGTGTTTTTCTCGGGAAATCTGTTCATGGCAGAGTTTATTTTAAGCCTTTAAGATAAGCAATATTGTCAGAGACCTGCTGGGAGAGTGTGGTGTAATTCTGCTGTTAGTTAAATAAATCTATTTTATGACTTTtctcagctgtgtgtgtgtgcttggtgTCGAGGTAATGCCACTTTGAAATGGGGATTTGGGGTCACAGGAGCACACATGTAACATGAACATGACCTTTGCACAGGTCTGCTTGTGAATAGCCCATTGGCGCCTCCTAGAGGGGCTGACTAGTCTAGCGGGAGAAAGAAGATGCTGCTGTCCAGCTGGACTCCAGTGCTTCAGTGCATTTTGACGTGGCCCAGTCTCCAAAGATACACAAGCACACTGTGATTGAACTTTGTCCATTGAACTATTAAATCCACAAGACGTTAATCATCACCTCAGAATCTCACACAGAGCTGCAGAGACCCGAAAATCAAGCACAGAGCTGTATCATTCTTCATCCAAGGCCTAACTCTCATCATAATTCAGTAAACTGTACTTTGTCTCCCAAGGACAGCCTTAGCTAACAAAATACAGACCCACGTCACTGTTTCAAGGACAGACCCGCTTAATCAGAGTTGCGTCACCGTGCATCATGGGTACAGGCATTAGTAATCGAATGCGGAACTACATCTGCAATACTTCATATCCCTAAGGAGAGAGATACCCCAAGACGGGCTAGCGATACCCTTTGCCTCAAGGACAGAGCATATTAAACGGAAGCGAGTGACACCGCCGAGCGCGGgaacagaagggggggggggggggggggggttggctggcGGAGAAAGATGGAGGACAGGAAGGGAAAGCTGGAGTCACGCATTAGCTGACCCCAGTCTGCCAGCTGGAGGTGACTCAGAGAGTCATGTGACCCTTAATCGCAGGCAGCGCGCGACATCATGGCCACGTGAGAGACCTAACGGGCACACATCACCGTGCCGTGGTTCTCACGTGTCTGGGGTGCAGGGGGGTGGCAGTCACCTTGTCCCTATCCTTtaccacagagagagagaagtgtAAATGAACAGAGGGGGGTAGGCACTGTCGCAGGGCTTCAGAGTGCTACTGAGGCAGAATATACAGCCCTACTCCCCCCCTCCCAGTATGAAGGCGGGCAGCCAATGTCGAAGCGACAAAGCTCATTCCCACAGCAGCTGAGGTCAGGTAACCATCAAGATCCtcggcggggtgagtttgccAGGAGACGGCGTTCGGCTCCCCGCCACCGGAGCAGCCTTTCCGGAACCTTCCCGGGCGACGTCGGCCTCAGCAACCAGCTCTGCTGCCCTCGGTCTCATCTCCAGGGTTCCCAGTGTCACATACTCCAGACGAGCGTACAGCGCGATGGCGTCTTGTCCGGTGCTGGAGCCTGTCTGCCGCGTTACGTTTCAGACTGCTGCCTGCCGACGGGACACCCATTATCTGCATGCCAAGAGCGTCAGGAAGGTGTCCGGTACAGTACCCACAAtgccttagggttaggcttaggccGCCCATAGCTATGTCCTGGTCAACGTGACCCCGCCCACTCCATGCGTAGGTACAGAGATTGGCGGGTATCCATGGTGACTGCGTGGGAGCTGTGTAGGAACCCAGCATACACGGGACGCCTAAGTGCTGCCAGCAGGAGAGTAGCCGGCATTTAACGCCCTCTGCGTACCTGAAGCGGCAGCGTGGAGAGTGTATTTATAACACAGCAAAAAGCAGACTGAAAATGCGGCTGCACTGCAGGCTGACTCAGGCGGAATGCCGGTCACGACTCACCAGGCCGGGCACATGTGACGCACACACGCCACGTACACGGGCGCTGAGGGGCCGTACCGAGGCCAGTCCCCGTCGTGCTGAACGAGCTGCTAATATCACGTCTCGAACCCTGGTCGTTTCATAAACTGTGGGGtggttgttggggggggggaggtagggTGCAGAGAGATGTATATAATTAAGGGGTGTCGATATATGggtgtgttttaaaaaaatccctcTTCATCTAAGGCTATGGGCATCAATAAAGCAATGATCCAGTAGCAGTTGccctgggggctttgggcagggataacgTAAAGCCCTTTGAGGcaatgtaatgtgaaaatgcGGCATATGAATCACATTGAAGTTCATTTAATCAAATCCACAAAAAGGTAAAAtggcaaaaataataaaacgaaAAGAAGAAGTTTAGATTTTTAGCCTTCTGGCTTTGTTTCAAGCTCCCAGTGAAGATAGAAGCCAGTTTGCAAGTGCTGAATGTCAAAACAGCCCCCAGCCAGGTGAGATGAGGGCGTCCCTATAGAACTTGCTGTGGGAAAATAAAAGAACCTGTTTAGCCACCACCTAGAGCCAAACAAGACAGATAACGTACGGGAGGGGTCGCTTTTATGGTCACCCAGGAAGACTGACCCGGTGGTTTCCCTCACTGTCAGCAGCAGCAGAGTAACTGGAGGGGGGTTAATGTGTTCCTCATTCCCACTTTCATTTGCAGCCTTGACCTCAAGCAACTGAAGAATCACCTGTGGAGGAGAAACCACCATGCAGCTACATCTCAGCACGGGAGACCCCTCAGAGACCGCtcctcatgtttttttttactgctccTCACTTGTCATTAGTGATTCAACATCCTGGAGCTGAGTGGATTTTTATTTCAACtcatttttcattcattaatATCGAGCAACATTCTCAGATTGAGGCCAGCTTAGCCAACAAACGTCGTGGTCAGAATCGCATAGCATGGGATCAGACCTACTTCCATTTGATATGGACGGTAATTACGATGACGTTCTTGCTTCCTGTAGCTTGACTCGATCTGATTGGCTCGTTATGTCTCTTCCCTGGCCTGATAGGCAACAGAATGAAGATTGATAGGAGGAAGGAGGATTAGGAACCATCCCATTAATCCCATCAGGCCACGTTGTTATTCTGTCATTCATAAAGCTGCTTGCTCTGTGGTTTCTTATTACTACATAACCAGCCGTTTCTGCACCTCTACCTAGATCCATATGGGTGGGTTTCGGCCAATCCTCAGGGCCCTCCCACAAGGCGGATCActgccagccaatcagcaaaGCCTTAAGTGCCTCATTCGAGTGTGCAGGAGATAAAGTGTAATTTAAATTTGTAGACTGATGTGATTATCTGACGGCAGATTTGGAAACTGAGGTGATACATGGGTTTGGCTCTGATGAAAGGTGGGGCATTCTTGGGTAGGGGAGGAGCATTTCAGTTGTACCTGTCAAAGGAGACCCCTGGCCCCCAAACTCCCCCGAGCCCCAGCTGTGTGGAATTGAAGACGGAATGTTCTGGAAACACCAGTGCCATTCCCTTCATAATGAGGCCCTGCTCAATGCAACAGCTGCACATCTGGTGTCACGCGAAGCATGAATCCCCCCGACAGATACGCTACACTCCACTAAGCGTTCGTGATGAGCACGGCTGGTCGGTGTGATTGACCTGCCGTGTCACTGCCTGTGAACTGGTGCCCCTCACTCAGCGAATCGGGGTGGAGGCGATGTGTCAGCTGGGagccgtgggggggggcagcagtccTCCTGGGGCCCTGCACTCTTAGGGAGGCCCTGATCCTGACTTCAGGCCTGTCGGGGCACAGGCTGCTGAGCGCAGGAAAAGCTCAAGCTAACGAGCCGCGAGATATAACGAACACACGCAGCAAcgaacacacgcacaaacatgcagagacatgcacacaagCATGCACATGTGGACTCACAATACATAACTTCAGAATCACGGTCCATGTTTCAAATGATTTTTCATCTTGATTCCAGCGCATGTGAGGCACTCAATGACGTGCCATTGCAGGAAATGCAGCAGTTGCAGCATCCACGACACCTGCACCTGCAGCACATTAAGATCTATGTCCAGAAGCACTCTACATGCCATAGAGGGTGTCTGCGTGTCTGCTGTGGTCCCCACACTGTGTAATATCACCCCACTGGCGAAACCACCTGGTTTGGCCATTTGAGATGATCTCCCACAGTGTCTGTCTCCATGGAGACAGGCGTCCCTCAAACCCGAGTCCTGGAAGACTGGCAATGGGCCTCGTCGTCGCACATGCTCGTGAAGATTCCTGTCCTGTGTAATTCCAAAGCCCAGCAGACTGCCAGCAGCACTGCTGGGCGATTAACGCGAGCTGCGGTCGCTAGCCTGAGCAGCTAATGGCTAATTAGCGGCTAAATCGCGACACTGATAATGATGATAATGCCGACCGTGCAGCCACACTTCATGACAGTGATGAAATTAAGGCTCTCTGCCTAGCTACACCTGACAGACGGCTATGTGCTGTCTGCCCCCCAGAGCAAGAGACACATGGCAAAAGCCACAACAGGGCTATGTGTGAATTAAGTGTAGTGCTGTACTGCATATGATGCCTGGAGTCACACACTGAGCTGAAATTTTCCTTGGTCGTAGGGCAAAAACAAGTAATAAATTGAATATAAATACTAAGACATATAAACATTATGTAGACATGACATTTTAAGACATGACataaagacacagacacagtaaACCACCCGACTCGTGGGGAAAAACTGTGTAAATTGGTACAGAAGTTTGGTATTGAAGTAGAATGTAGAAGAAAGAAATTGATTTAGATACAGAGGCATGAGTTTGACAGTGAGGAGCCAGATTATTCAGCAGTTAAATCATCTGCATTAACCAAACGCCTCATCCTGCTGACAGCATGCAGGTACATAAAAAGTTGGCTTTGAAAAAATGTGTCAAAACTCCTCAGGAAGGCAGTAAcatacgtgcgtgtgtgtgggtgggtgggagtGAGGGGTATAGAGTTTCTGCCCCAATTCAGCCCCGAACAGGCCTTGTTATGTGGTGGGGAGGGATCCGGTTTCAGAATAGCGGGCCCCGTGGGGGTTAAATTCAGGACATTACCAGCACCTCTGCCTGATGACGTTTTCTTTGTTTACCTCCTGTTGAATGACAAAGTGGAGAAGGTGGGGAATGTGGGTGGGAGACGGATCTGACGGCAGACTGCACGCTTACAGGCAGTGGGGATCGACCTGGGGACGAAAGGGCCTCCTGTCTTGGTGGGAGTGACTTAGCTGCTGGTGCCCGGGGCCGCCAGGCGCTGGGTGTTCACTTGCTAAGCTGCAGGACATCCACTGCAGAACCTCGGGATGATACTACAAAACAATAGTCAGCGCTTCAGGTTAAATTCTAGCTCATGCTAACAGGGTTCGAACG
The Paramormyrops kingsleyae isolate MSU_618 chromosome 4, PKINGS_0.4, whole genome shotgun sequence genome window above contains:
- the LOC111838699 gene encoding carbonic anhydrase-like, with product MSQGWGYAPENGPDKWAEKFSIADGPRQSPIDICPGAAQYEPDLQPLILKYDPGTSSSIINSGYSIQVDFADDTDSSTLTGGPISGTYRLRQFHFHWGASDDRGSEHTVDGTKFPAELHLVHWNTKYPRFAEAAAQPDGLAVVGVFLQISDANPHLQTVLDVLDAVKTKGKQTTFTDFDPSILLPGSLDYWTYDGSLTTPPLLESVTWIVLKEPISVSSDQMETFRGLLFTSEGEEPCCMVDNYRPQQALKGRTVRASFE